CGGGCCCGCCGCGGCCACCGAGAAAGAGCGGGGCGCGGGATCCCGGCGGCCACACACGCAGCAGGCCGCGAAGAAAACGAGCGCCAGCACCAGCAGCGCCGGCCCCAAGACGAGCGGCGCGTTGTGCCGGGGCAGGAAGGAGGCGAAGGCGCCGGCCAGCGTCACGTTCGCGCCCTCCAGCAGCGTGCACAGACCGCAGGCTCAGCACAGCGCCGGCGATGGCAGGCCCTGCCCCCGGCCCCGGGCGCGTTCCGCGGGTGCTGGGGCCGGTGGCCCCTGGCTCTTTTCAGCGGGTGGCATCGGTCTGCGCACGCTGGGCGCGCATCAAGCTCGCCCTGAACAGCCCACCTGCCAGGGGCTGCCTCACGGTCGTCCTGTGGGCACACAGCGAGAGGGTGGGGTCAGCAGGATATCTCGATCTGCAATCCTAGGCTCAGTCTGTAGCTACATTTGGTGCCTGGGCGGGCAGAGGCCACCTTGGCCagccccctgcctctgcctctgggaagcAACAGCCCACCCTATATGGGAAGAGTCGGCTTTTGTTTCCCCATCTAGTTCCAGGGGTCCCTCGTGGCCAGTCTTGCcatcttccctcttctctcactttctttGTCCTCCAAACAGACGCTGCCCCCCAACCCCTCTACTCCAGGAAGCCTACCTGGACTCACTGAGTGGGAGAATGGCTGGAAAGTGCTCAGCACAGTGTCCGGTTCAGCTTAGGTGCTCATCACATGATAATCATCGTCTTCAGTAATACTAACTAGAAGGCAAATGGCAGCTCTTGGAATTTAGACAACTCACCCTTTCAAGTGGAAAAGGCCTTGGAAACCATCCcaccttgccccccacccccacccccttatTCAGATGGAAGCTCCCAGAGGTCTAGCAGTTTATCCAAGATCCAGAACCAGGACCTGAATGACCTTGCCCCTTGGCCTCAGCATCCGTACCCAGGCTCAGGTAGGCATAGCAATGACATTAACTCTCCTGAACATCAGATGAAGGCCTGGAGTGAGTGGGAGTGAGGAGCTCCCGATGGTTCAGCCGATCAGTGACGGGGTATAGTCCCCCCATGGGCTGGGTTGGGCTGCAGCAGATCTATGGCACCAGGGTCCTTTCTAGACTGGGCACTCTATGAAATTCCAGTCCTACCTCCATTCCACTCCCCACTGTTCTACTGTTGAACCTGGATTCAAAGGCCTAATCGCTGGATGCTAGAATTCCTTTCTAGGATTCTCTGGATGTCTCTGGTTCTGGGATCTATCActggattctagaattctggaaatgCAGAGAAACAAGAGTAATAAAATTAGAGTCTAGGGATTTATGACTTTGATTTGAGAATTCTGTTCTATAACGCATAAAATCATGGTTGGTACAAAGGCCCTCAAAGGATGAGATCTTAGCTAGTGAGCTATGTTAGAATTGTGGGGGAAAAAATGCCACAAAAGGGTCCTGGATGGGGATGAAAAGGAAGTAAGCAGATGGTACTGCGGTGGGAAGGAAGCATGCAGGGTGAGGAACAGGGAGTGCCACCCACACTGGGTGCCTGACTCTCCTGCTTCCATCTTATCTCCTGTAACACGGGGCTACCAATAGAACCCACCTCACAGGGTGCAGTGATAACTAAATACTTAAGCTAAATCAAGCGCTTAGAACAGTGAgtatttaacaaatgttaacCATGCCCTTGTGGTGGTGGCTGACAGAAAAGGGAGCCATGAAGTCTCAAATCTGGGAGGTTGGTCATGTTGGGTTTGGAAACAGAAAAGTTGGGTTGTCTCTCAAGTGGAGGTACCTTTCTGAGTGTCCAAACTCTATACCCAGTGGGGTTGGAGAAAGCTTGATCATTGAGTGAAAATGAGGGGTAGTGTCAGATCCTTCACCCTCCACACAGGATGGTGTCAGCCTGGCCCAAGCAGGTCAGAGGGCCTGAAAAGCCACCTCCAGGCCTGTCTAGAGCTGATGACTCCAGGGCTCCCTCTCTTGGCACCATGCTGAGAGATGGCAGCTCTACTGAGACTCCAGCCAGAATCACCTTGTTGCTATTCCAAGCTGGCAGGAAGTCAGAAATTCCTATGCCTTCATGAACATCTGCTCTCTAACCTGCTGTTGATGGTTCTGTCAGGCAGGGATGCAACCACTAAAGGGTACAGCACTTTACAGTTTGCAGAGCACTTTTACATCCATGATATCACAATCTCTGCGACTGCTTGTTGCCTATTAATGGCCACActttgaccaggtgcagtggcttacccctgtaatcccagcagtttgggaggctgaggtgggcagatcgcttgagcctgggagtttgagaccagcctgggcaacaagccaaaaccctgtgtctattttttttaagtatgaaaagaactaattttttgttttgttttgtttttaatagccaCATGTTACggctgaggagactgaggctcagagagggaaatgGATTGGGGTTCTGGTGGCTGGactaaaagaaagacagacatGCTGAGACCAGAGTCAGAGAACAGATGAGCTTGCTCACACCCCACACAATCCTGCTTAATTTTAAAGTGAAGGATTTGATCCTCAGGAGTGGCTGTGAGATTCCCAGATCTTCCCCTTTCAAACCTCTTCCCCACCTCAGTCATCAACATCTGACATTATCTGACAAGGCAAGGGTTCCCTGCCTGTGGGGAGGGCTCAGTCTGAGTGTGCCCTGATGGAGGGGAGGGAGTCTGGCTTACCTCACTTCACATCAGTCTCTTGGAAGCTGACATTGGCCTAGGGTCAGGGAGgccctgggggctgggaagtccaggggTCTTGCTTCTTTTACCATATGGGAAAGACTCTCCTTTGCCTTTGGGTTTTTGGCAGTTTTGCTGTGATGTGCCTAAGtgagtttttctttgtatttatccttcTTTGTAGATAATTTCTTTGTATGTATCCTTCCTGGTGCTTCTACAATCTGTGGCTGCATCTTatctccccccccccccaggcCAGGAAAAACTTCAGCTCTTATATTGTTGCAGGAGCGGCCTTGGGAAAGATCTCTCTGGAAGGAGTTTATTCCGGGaaccaggtggcatatttgcctaatatccaagctcgcctaaacaaaagaaggttccttctttatataggcttatactttagatgttacacgtggaagaatcttaggttcatagcttaacatatggaaggggtctctgtttacagtcttaggaattacatatgaaaaaggtttcagtttacagtcttaggaattacatatgaaaagggcttcggtttacagtcttagaaatgaaaaggggaagtttactgtcttaggaaaagggaagttgatctgagatgcctgagtctccctcttcaatattttccccattctctttctcctctccttctgggacCTTCATTGCACTTATGTTCAGCCATTTGTTATTGCCCCACATGTCTCTTTTACACTTTATTCTGCATTTTCTagccctttccttccctcctctctgttTCAGTCTGGATATTTTTCTACTGAAATATTTTCCTACTACCCAGGTTTACTAATCCTGTTTTCACATGTATCTTCTCTGCTGCTAAATCCATCAATGGAGTTACTGATTTCATTTGTTATAACTTTTCAGTTCTGGAATTTCCACTAGATCCTTTTTCATAGATTCCAGTTTTCTATTGAAAGATTCCCTCTCATCATCTATTTTCTTGAACATATTCAACCTTCTGGAGTCCATGTCTGAAAACTCCAACATCTGGATCTCCAGTGGGCTTGTTTCTATTGTCTGTTTTATTGCTCTTGTccattttattgcttttgttcATTAGCTCCTGAaatgccagataattttttcttggATGTCCAACACTGtgtataaaaaaattatagagttAGCATGAGGCTCTGAGTAATATTATCTTTCTCCAGAGGGGATTTGCTTTTGCTTCTGACAGGCACCTAAAGAAGGACAGACCACTGATTGGAAACTTTGTTTCAGTCTTTCTGAGTCTAGTCTATATCTGGTTAGCCTTTTTTCCTACAGTGTTGCCCTTTGGTCTTCCCAATAAAAGTTGGAGGtgtttggctgggcactgtggctcaagcctgtaatcccagcactttgggaggccgaggcgggtggatcacgaggtcaagagattgagaccatcctggtcaacatggtgaaaccccgtctctactaaaaatacaaaaaattagctgggcatggtggcgcgtgcctgtaatcccagctactcaggaggctgaggcaggagaat
Above is a window of Saimiri boliviensis isolate mSaiBol1 chromosome 11, mSaiBol1.pri, whole genome shotgun sequence DNA encoding:
- the TMEM275 gene encoding LOW QUALITY PROTEIN: transmembrane protein 275 (The sequence of the model RefSeq protein was modified relative to this genomic sequence to represent the inferred CDS: inserted 1 base in 1 codon; substituted 1 base at 1 genomic stop codon); translated protein: MPPAEKSQGPPAPAPAERARGRGQGLPSPALCXACGLCTLLEGANVTLAGAFASFLPRHNAPLVLGPALLVLALVFFAACCVCGRRDPAPRSFXGGRGGPVVLEMESSERTAQDATAVQLSPAFSAASSGRSSPGHSPLALEAQEPAAVCALRFAGVQLNLPRERAAP